The DNA segment TCATTGTCCAAGGTTAAGCCTAAACTCGATTCTAAATGTGTCATTGAAGTCCTCAATTCCTGTCATCCCAAGCAACCTCTATTGGGCGTCAGATTTTTCGTTTGGGCTGGATTTCAATCTGGCTACAGGCACAGTGCTCACACGTACAGCAAAGCTTGCAAGTTGTATGGAATTCAGCAAAATCCCCAAATTATTCGTGATGTCGTTCTGTCTTATGAGGCCGAAGGGTGTTTAGTCAATGTCAACATGTTCAGGGAGGTTCTGAAACTGTGCAAAGAAGCCCAACTAGCTGACGTGGCATTGTGGGTGTTGAGGAAGATAGAGCAGAGTTTCAACATCGGTGCTGACACTGTGATGTATAATGTGGTTATTAGGCTATGTTGCAAAAATGGCGACATTGAAACGGCGGAGAAGTTGATCGGGGAGATGAGTTTGAACGGTCTTTACCCTGATCTTATTACGTACATGGCAATAGTGGAGGGATTATGTGATGCGGGTCGCCCAGAGCATGCTTATTCTTTGCTTAAGGTTATGAGAGAACATAGATGTTCaaccaatttggtcattttaTCAGCCATTTTAGATGGCTTGTGTAGGTCTGGATCTATGAAAATGGCATTGGAGTTGTTGGATGAAATGGAGAAAGGTGGGGATTGTCGTCCAAATGTTGTTACTTATACATCTGTGATTCAAAGTTTCTGTAAGAGAGGTCAGTGGACGGAAGCATTGGATATTCTGGATAGAATGAAAGCTTCGGGGTGCCATGCAAATCATGTTACTGTTTTTACTTTCGTTGATAGCCTTTGTGTTGAGGGTCGTGTGGGAGAAGCTTACAAGTTGATTGATAAGTTTGTGGTGGAACATGGTGTTTCTTATGGTGATTGTTGCAGTTCACTTGTGATTTCATTGATAAGGATTAAAAAGCTGGACGAAGCAATGAAGCTCTTCATGGAAATCCTTTCTGGTGATGTCAGACCTGATACTTTGGCATCTAGCCTTTTGCTAAAGGAGCTCTGTATTAAGGACCAGGTATTGGATGGATTCTACTTGCTTGAAACAATTGAAAACAAGGGATGTTTGTCTGCGATTGACTCTAGTATTTATTCTATTCTTTTATTTGGCCTTTGTCAAAGAAGCCACCTGACGGAGGCCACAAAGCTGGCCAAGATAATGCTTAAAAAATCAGTTCCGCTGCAACCTCCGTACAAAGATGGTGCAATCGATGTCCTAATAGAATCTGGAGAAAAAGATATTGTGAACCAGTTGACTGGCATTGGTAAGGGACTTTGATGATAAAAGGCGTTATGAAGGAGGTCACGTCCATTGTTCTCTGCTCCCTCTGGTCATATCATAAGTTTGCATTGTATAACAGCAACAGTAAGAATTGGTTTCCGTGATGTAGTCTGCTGGTACTTTGTTCATTTCTTCCCCTTGTAGGAGACAGTGTATTCTTGAGAAACAGTATGCTTGTCTTTATCTGTGTTTGCTAAACCCATTCTCCTGTAGATTCCTTTTAATATCGATAAGTCGGCAAGCCCATTTTCCTCATACAAACAAAGTAGtgaaacttcttttctttgatgtaaacaataaaattcaagaataaagctgttgaaatatttttgcccttttttattctgtatttgattctgATTAATTCCATTTCATGATTAATTTTCTTATCCTTTGACATTTGAATGTAAGAATTCAACTAATGGTGTGTGAAAGCTATTAGCAAGGGTTGCTAATCCAATTTCACCACCTAATCAACCAAAGGAGCAAACAGAATTTGCTTAATCTGTTGGGGGATGCAAAGTATTTGCTGTAAAAATTTTGGTCAGTAAGAGCAAAAGTTGTCAACATAAGTACAAATGTGTTGAGTTGAGAGTCGtacaaaagtatattttagaCTGCAACCAATCTGAAACATAACTTCTTGATATTAGCAAAGGTTGCCAATCCAATTTCCCCACCCAATTGATCGAAGGGAAAATCAGAATTTGTTTGACTTGTTAGGGTGCAAAGTATTGTTCGTCAAAATTTTGGTCACTAATGTGTTGAGTTGAGAGttgtacaaaattatatttctggCTGCAATCAATATGTAACATAACTTGATATTGTAAAGAATTAATGAAAACTCAGTTTTAGTTAGCAATATTGCTTTGATTCACGGTTTTCTGACATCTTTACTTGTGTGGAAATGAAATATACACCAAAAGAGCATTTTgtgtattattttcttaaatatcgGTTTCTAATTACAATACAAGACCGACATTATCAAACTTTCGTTCTTGAAACACTCTAGCATAGTACTTGTTCTAGCCAAGAGAGATGACGATCTCCTTGATAAAGCATTCAGTATTTGTTGTCTTTTCCTGGTTATGATTAGTTATTTTTCTAGCCGAGTACCCTTTTGGACTTAAAAAATCAACACTGCATAAATAACAacagttgaaaataaaaataaaagagtaaaacaGAAAAGTCCAATTGAAAACCAAGACCGGAAATGTGCAgtaacaatatttaaatgttaatcaGTTGCTGAATTCAACTTATGTTTGCTGGTTAAGTGTTATATATCACTGTTTTTATGCATTTTAAccagttaaaattaaaattaccgAGAATCAGCCACTGCAGTTTCATAATTTGCTTCTGCCAGTTTTAACTCCCTTCCTTTTCGttgttttcttaatctaatCTAGAATTATTCATCAGGCTTTCAATTTGAGTGCCAGCTTCTTTCATTACCCTTGTTGTTTGCTTGTATTCTTGGATGTCTTGGTTTTGTCTCAGTCACGTATACTCTATTCAGTCAGTTTTtcattgtgtttgttttcttctgGAATTGTGATGCTGCTAATCTGTTTTGGTGCAGAATTGTGTCTAGAAAGCTTACCGTAACTAGTGGTAGCAGTCTAGGAGGTGGAGGCTTGGAAGACACTCTTGAACCAAGTGCTTTCACAGCCTAAACAGTTTCTGTGTGAGGGAAAAACTGCCAAGTGAGTGTGAGTAGAGTGCCTACAAGCCGAGAGAATTTTGCTAGCTGAGTGCAAACACCAAGAGCTGTGAGAGAGAGAGTTCCAGTTTTAATAATTGCTGAATTTCTAATTATGCAGAATACATTTCAAAGTAAAACTGACACTTCACATTgcatcattaaatttttttggtttaagCTGTCCAGTGAAATTGAATCTGGTTTTAAGTCCAATACTGCATCAATACCAGTAGTGAAAAGAAAACTGAAGTGACTGGACAAGTGCAGTCTCGGATGCATCTTGACTCAATTGCttagttcataaaaaaataaaaaaactatggaACTGTATGTGATAAGCACTGTTTCATTAATCAGTAAATTTTTTTGGACATTTTGAACTCGGCAAATGAGCATATTAACTCTGCAATCCTGTCTTGGTCATAATCATCTCAAGTTCTGATTTAGCTTTCCTtttaattacaacttttcattacttttattCTGTGGATATGTTGGTTTTGGTGTGTCATATTGGTGCAGAATTGACCCTGGAAGGTGTACTATAGCTAGTGGCAGCATTTTTAAAAGGTGGAGAGTTGGTATGTCACGATCCAAGTACTTGAACAGCCAGTAAATACAGCAGAGTGTCAAAATTCTGTGAGGCAAACAGAGTAGGCTTTGACGCCGAGAGGAAGAGCTGCTAGTTGAGTGGAAAATGGAGCCCACAAATCAAGAGCAAAGTGGTTGTTTGAGTGCACATACCAAAAACCTAGAGAGAGtgtcttaattttcttttgtttctgaACTTGTAAATCTgttttcttaattcattttttaaaagtcCACTCTAAACCAAGTGTCTTGGAAGAATCCTTGGTGTTCTGTCATCTCTTGGCAACCTTTTTGTGTTAAAAAGACTTAAAATTGGAGTAGACAGTGTGTCTTGAAACCAAAGCTACATGGCTCACCTTAGGATTTCcactttgtttttaatttgcGTTTTCTTTTAGGAATGATTTGGCTACAAGAGATTAAATTGTAAGCCTTGTTATACTAGAGTTCGAGTAGGTGTCTAGGTGTCTTTAATTTCATCTTTGCCTATGTGACTTCGTCTTTTGAATTCAAAAGTAATCCTTTTTTGAAATTGGTAAACTAAGTAGCCTAAGATATTTTGGCTAAGTAAGACTTAGGTGCTTAAACAATCTTTGACTCACCTCTTACTTGGGAATTGTGTTTTAGTGACTGAGGCCGCACGTTCATAATTGGAAGATTTTATGTGCTGATACActgtaaaagagaaaaaggaaagatgTTTCTGTAATGGGTTACTATCAGTAATATCactcttttttcacttttaacttCATTACATTTGGGTATTGCCATTGGAGAAATAAATGTAAGATAGATGAAGTGCCTGAAAATCTCGGCACTCATTTTCTTAGTCATTTTTAGTTTCTTCTCTGGATCTGCCGCCCAATCTGAACGAGTGCTTCCTGCATTTCCAAGTAAAAACACTTGTGGTTTTCATATTAGAATCTATCTAATTTCAATTTCTGAttgatttattgatttaagatGACAGTTAATCAGATTCACTATTTCCTGTTAATCATCTTCCAAAGTTGGAACGGGTTTTTATCAAGGGTTTTAAAGGTTGAGGTAAAAATGAGTTACTTCAATTCGGATTATGTTTGTATTCGTGACAGACATCAAAAGTATAATTAACTGACACTTCTAAGTTTTATTGAAATGGAAATAGAAGTgacaaaatatacttttaatttggtgatttgatttgaattaaaaaaaaaacaatattcttGTTACTCTATGGAGGTAATACtgtatattagttttattttaagaaataaaaatatgaataataatataataattatcgTGATGAGAATATGTtgtatatttttgtatgttaGAAATTGATTGGTCGATAATAattgatgaataaaataaggaaaTTGGATTTAGAGTATATAGggagtaataataaataatggaGTGGGAGGTGGATAGAAATAGTACACGTGTATAACTAGAGATAGAGAGATATGGTTATTATAATATCATTGAGGTGTCGTTGAGTTGGGAGAGAGAAATGGAGACGGTGGTGGGGCTATGGCAGGGCGTTGGTATTTGCAGGAAAGGGCTGGCGCCTCCGTTGGCGCCTCCGCTGGCGTCTCCACCGGCGCCTCATCGAATCATAGCCGAAAGACGAACGAGTGTGGTTGTTTCTGCTTCTAAATCACTTAACTGGGTGAGTCTCTTATTTTACCTGACgtgaaatgaaattagtttgAGTGAATGGAATTCTGATATGATTTGATATGGTGTTGTGCAGTTACAGAAAAGCTGTAAAAGC comes from the Vigna radiata var. radiata cultivar VC1973A chromosome 2, Vradiata_ver6, whole genome shotgun sequence genome and includes:
- the LOC106777214 gene encoding pentatricopeptide repeat-containing protein At5g47360-like isoform X3, translating into MPQLVKFRLFMRCHALKTLPFSTHRMGMADTLCTHLHQSNGSVENSLSKVKPKLDSKCVIEVLNSCHPKQPLLGVRFFVWAGFQSGYRHSAHTYSKACKLYGIQQNPQIIRDVVLSYEAEGCLVNVNMFREVLKLCKEAQLADVALWVLRKIEQSFNIGADTVMYNVVIRLCCKNGDIETAEKLIGEMSLNGLYPDLITYMAIVEGLCDAGRPEHAYSLLKVMREHRCSTNLVILSAILDGLCRSGSMKMALELLDEMEKGGDCRPNVVTYTSVIQSFCKRGQWTEALDILDRMKASGCHANHVTVFTFVDSLCVEGRVGEAYKLIDKFVVEHGVSYGDCCSSLVISLIRIKKLDEAMKLFMEILSGDVRPDTLASSLLLKELCIKDQPPDGGHKAGQDNA
- the LOC106777214 gene encoding pentatricopeptide repeat-containing protein At5g47360-like isoform X1 is translated as MPQLVKFRLFMRCHALKTLPFSTHRMGMADTLCTHLHQSNGSVENSLSKVKPKLDSKCVIEVLNSCHPKQPLLGVRFFVWAGFQSGYRHSAHTYSKACKLYGIQQNPQIIRDVVLSYEAEGCLVNVNMFREVLKLCKEAQLADVALWVLRKIEQSFNIGADTVMYNVVIRLCCKNGDIETAEKLIGEMSLNGLYPDLITYMAIVEGLCDAGRPEHAYSLLKVMREHRCSTNLVILSAILDGLCRSGSMKMALELLDEMEKGGDCRPNVVTYTSVIQSFCKRGQWTEALDILDRMKASGCHANHVTVFTFVDSLCVEGRVGEAYKLIDKFVVEHGVSYGDCCSSLVISLIRIKKLDEAMKLFMEILSGDVRPDTLASSLLLKELCIKDQVLDGFYLLETIENKGCLSAIDSSIYSILLFGLCQRSHLTEATKLAKIMLKKSVPLQPPYKDGAIDVLIESGEKDIVNQLTGIGKGL
- the LOC106777214 gene encoding pentatricopeptide repeat-containing protein At5g47360-like isoform X2, whose amino-acid sequence is MRCHALKTLPFSTHRMGMADTLCTHLHQSNGSVENSLSKVKPKLDSKCVIEVLNSCHPKQPLLGVRFFVWAGFQSGYRHSAHTYSKACKLYGIQQNPQIIRDVVLSYEAEGCLVNVNMFREVLKLCKEAQLADVALWVLRKIEQSFNIGADTVMYNVVIRLCCKNGDIETAEKLIGEMSLNGLYPDLITYMAIVEGLCDAGRPEHAYSLLKVMREHRCSTNLVILSAILDGLCRSGSMKMALELLDEMEKGGDCRPNVVTYTSVIQSFCKRGQWTEALDILDRMKASGCHANHVTVFTFVDSLCVEGRVGEAYKLIDKFVVEHGVSYGDCCSSLVISLIRIKKLDEAMKLFMEILSGDVRPDTLASSLLLKELCIKDQVLDGFYLLETIENKGCLSAIDSSIYSILLFGLCQRSHLTEATKLAKIMLKKSVPLQPPYKDGAIDVLIESGEKDIVNQLTGIGKGL
- the LOC106755811 gene encoding uncharacterized protein LOC106755811 isoform X1 gives rise to the protein METVVGLWQGVGICRKGLAPPLAPPLASPPAPHRIIAERRTSVVVSASKSLNWLQKSCKSCGGKGAVECPGCKGTGKNKKNGNMFERWKCFDCQGFGLRTCPSCGKGRGLTPEQRGER
- the LOC106755811 gene encoding uncharacterized protein LOC106755811 isoform X2, whose translation is METVVGLWQGVGICRKGLAPPLAPPLASPPAPHRIIAERRTSVVVSASKSLNWLQKSCKSCGGRALERTKRTEICLNDGNVLIAKDLGSGHVPPAEREEG